In a genomic window of Rhododendron vialii isolate Sample 1 chromosome 12a, ASM3025357v1:
- the LOC131311602 gene encoding probable nucleolar protein 5-2 isoform X1, translating into MCKSQLQKIGSEKCFNLPAYSCVQEGLDHTLRLAEHVAAEIALNTLANRGPSKALASKVLVVKLKAFSKFENTSEALSAATLLIDSKPSKGLRKFLRAHCDGETLAVADSKLGNAIKEKLQIECVHNNTVMELMRGVRSQLTELKAGLASQDLAPMSLGLSHSLSRYKLKFSSDKVSSLVFLFWLVNWHTVVYSC; encoded by the exons ATGTGTAAAAGCCAATTGCAAAAAATTGGCTCAGAGAAGTGCTTCAACCTGCCAGCTTATTCATGTGTCCAAGAAGGTCTGGATCATACGTTGAGGCTGGCAGAACATGTGGCTGCAGAGATAGCTCTGAACACACTTGCAAACAGAGGCCCTTCTAAGGCGCTGGCTTCAAAAGTTTTG GTTGTGAAGCTAAAAGCTTTCTCCAAGTTTGAGAACACATCTGAAGCCTTGTCGGCAGCCACCTTGTTGATTGATAGCAAGCCTAGCAAAGGTCTGCGCAAGTTTTTACGTGCTCATTGTGATGGTGAAACATTAGCTGTTGCTGATTCTAAACTTGGAAATGCCATTAAGGAGAAGCTG CAAATTGAATGTGTTCACAACAATACTGTCATGGAACTGATGAGAGGGGTAAGAAGCCAACTGACGGAACTCAAAGCTGGCCTCGCTTCTCAGGATTTGGCTCCAATGAGCTTGGGTTTATCTCACAGCCTATCTCGATATAAGTTAAAATTTAGTTCTGATAAGGTGAGTTCGTTGGTATTTCTCTTTTGGTTGGTAAATTGGCATACTGTCGTTTATAGTTGCTAG
- the LOC131311602 gene encoding probable nucleolar protein 5-2 isoform X2: MCKSQLQKIGSEKCFNLPAYSCVQEGLDHTLRLAEHVAAEIALNTLANRGPSKALASKVLVVKLKAFSKFENTSEALSAATLLIDSKPSKGLRKFLRAHCDGETLAVADSKLGNAIKEKLQIECVHNNTVMELMRGVRSQLTELKAGLASQDLAPMSLGLSHSLSRYKLKFSSDKVFK, from the exons ATGTGTAAAAGCCAATTGCAAAAAATTGGCTCAGAGAAGTGCTTCAACCTGCCAGCTTATTCATGTGTCCAAGAAGGTCTGGATCATACGTTGAGGCTGGCAGAACATGTGGCTGCAGAGATAGCTCTGAACACACTTGCAAACAGAGGCCCTTCTAAGGCGCTGGCTTCAAAAGTTTTG GTTGTGAAGCTAAAAGCTTTCTCCAAGTTTGAGAACACATCTGAAGCCTTGTCGGCAGCCACCTTGTTGATTGATAGCAAGCCTAGCAAAGGTCTGCGCAAGTTTTTACGTGCTCATTGTGATGGTGAAACATTAGCTGTTGCTGATTCTAAACTTGGAAATGCCATTAAGGAGAAGCTG CAAATTGAATGTGTTCACAACAATACTGTCATGGAACTGATGAGAGGGGTAAGAAGCCAACTGACGGAACTCAAAGCTGGCCTCGCTTCTCAGGATTTGGCTCCAATGAGCTTGGGTTTATCTCACAGCCTATCTCGATATAAGTTAAAATTTAGTTCTGATAAG GTCTTCAAGTAG
- the LOC131311605 gene encoding putative nucleobase-ascorbate transporter 9: MNKSFLLYMKRKYDYELLFFFGDFQKFERTMRGMQGALIVASCFQMLIGFLGVWRNVVRFLTPLSMVPLLTFTGLGLYYLGFQMVRFADPSTHVLSLILAFLV; the protein is encoded by the exons ATGAACAAGAGTTTTTT gTTATATATGAAAAGGAAGTACGATTatgaacttttgttttttttcggTGATTTTCAGAAGTTTGAAAGGACAATGAGAGGTATGCAGGGTGCTCTCATTGTTGCCTCTTGTTTCCAGATGCTTATCGGCTTTTTAGGAGTGTGGAGAAATGTTGTAAG GTTTCTTACCCCTCTTTCTATGGTTCCTCTCCTGACTTTTACTGGACTTGGGCTATACTATCTTGGTTTTCAAATGGTAAGATTCGCTGATCCTTCAACACATGTTTTGTCTTTAATCCTGGCTTTTCTAGTTTAG
- the LOC131311544 gene encoding AP2/ERF and B3 domain-containing transcription factor RAV1, translating to MYSSSTCIDESTTSDSLSLSPPSPLLSPTPKSPESPCRVGSGTSVILDSENSVEAESRKLPSSRFKGVVPQPNGRWGAQIYEKHQRVWLGTFVEQGEAARAYDTAAQRFRGRDAVTNVKPLSPENPDDEAELTFLNSHSKAEIVDMLRKHTYNEELEQSRRKHEVDTNGKRLDNNARISHIIGGADKLLKSTRQLFEKSVTPSDVGKLNRLVIPKQHAEKHFPLQSCCSSGSASSSSSKGLLLNFKDVTGKVWRFRYSYWNSSQSYVLTKGWSRFVKEKNLKAGDVVGFHRSSEPDQQLFIDWKAKAGSGSGGVLEPVQMVRLFGVDIFQVPGSGSCGGKRNRDVELLAFEWSKKSRVIGAL from the coding sequence ATGTATAGCAGTAGCACTTGTATTGACGAGAGCACAACAAGTGACTCTCTATCCCTCTCACCACCATCCCCACTCCTTTCTCCGACGCCAAAGTCGCCGGAGAGCCCGTGCCGCGTCGGTAGTGGCACGAGCGTGATCCTAGACTCGGAAAACAGCGTCGAGGCGGAGTCCAGAAAACTCCCGTCGTCGCGATTCAAAGGGGTCGTTCCACAGCCCAACGGGCGGTGGGGCGCCCAGATATACGAAAAGCACCAGCGCGTCTGGCTGGGGACTTTCGTCGAACAGGGGGAGGCCGCCCGCGCCTACGACACCGCCGCCCAGCGGTTCCGCGGCCGCGACGCCGTCACCAACGTCAAACCACTCTCGCCGGAAAATCCAGACGACGAGGCCGAGCTAACGTTCTTAAACTCCCACTCGAAAGCCGAGATCGTCGACATGCTGAGAAAGCATACTTACAATGAGGAACTGGAGCAGAGCAGGAGAAAACACGAGGTGGACACAAATGGAAAGAGGCTTGATAATAATGCGAGGATTTCCCACATAATAGGTGGTGCGGATAAACTGTTGAAATCGACGCGACAGCTTTTTGAGAAGTCGGTGACACCGAGCGACGTGGGAAAGCTGAATCGGTTGGTGATACCGAAGCAGCACGCGGAGAAGCACTTTCCGCTGCAGAGTTGCTGCAGCAGCGGAAGTGCCTCCTCCTCGTCCTCGAAAGGGCTGCTGTTGAATTTCAAGGACGTGACGGGAAAAGTGTGGAGGTTCCGGTACTCGTACTGGAACAGTAGTCAGAGCTATGTGTTGACTAAGGGGTGGAGCCGGTTCGTGAAGGAGAAGAATCTGAAAGCCGGTGACGTTGTCGGGTTTCACCGGTCGAGCGAACCGGATCAGCAGCTTTTTATTGATTGGAAGGCGAAAGCGGGGTCGGGTTCCGGTGGGGTTTTGGAGCCGGTTCAGATGGTTAGACTGTTTGGAGTTGACATATTTCAGGTACCCGGAAGTGGGAGTTGTGGTGGGAAGAGGAACAGAGATGTGGAGTTGCTGGCATTTGAGTGGAGTAAGAAATCCAGGGTCATTGGAGCATTGTAA